The Chloroherpetonaceae bacterium genome window below encodes:
- a CDS encoding DUF6702 family protein — translation MTKNIPFNKTYFMLIFYLLLCGILFQIAKGYHLFNFKEGQHLRRTYKKQEAVYCTHNIHVSYLKIAIEGKNGMMKISFFKDDLTLALQSFSHEFSSLEPSTKLDSIFRLYLRNKLELAVSGKSVKLGIISSGEEGDMWWYQLEFNSNSEIKEFDILNSCLMELYDDQKNIIQVMHFPKEKTYSYYCIAGSNRYRVKLE, via the coding sequence ATGACAAAGAATATCCCTTTTAATAAAACCTATTTTATGTTGATTTTTTATCTGCTTCTTTGCGGAATCTTATTTCAAATAGCAAAAGGGTATCATTTGTTTAATTTTAAAGAAGGACAGCATTTGAGAAGAACATACAAAAAGCAAGAAGCTGTTTATTGTACTCACAACATTCATGTTTCTTATTTGAAAATCGCCATTGAAGGAAAAAATGGTATGATGAAAATTTCTTTCTTTAAAGACGATTTAACGCTTGCACTTCAATCATTTTCTCATGAATTCTCAAGTTTAGAGCCTTCTACTAAATTGGATAGTATCTTTAGATTATATCTCCGAAACAAACTCGAACTTGCAGTTTCAGGAAAATCTGTAAAACTTGGTATTATATCAAGTGGTGAAGAAGGAGATATGTGGTGGTATCAGTTAGAGTTTAATTCGAATTCGGAAATTAAAGAATTTGACATTTTGAATTCTTGTCTAATGGAACTCTATGACGATCAAAAGAACATTATTCAAGTTATGCACTTCCCTAAGGAAAAGACTTATTCCTATTATTGTATCGCGGGTTCAAATCGATATAGAGTAAAACTTGAATAG